The DNA segment AAGCAGTTCAGCCTTGGCTTTTGCTGCAGCTTCTTGCAGCCGCCTCAAACCAAGAGAAGGTGGGCCGATAGACTGCTGAACCGGGGGAGTCGGTCGGGCGGGAGCCGGTCGGGTGTTGAAGTTATTACGGagtggatgggaaggagttggggatgCCGTTCCACCTGGCTGTTGCCTCTGAGTGTTTGGCGTTGCAGCGTGTTGTGCGTGCAGACTAGGTCGTGCTCCAATCTTTACTGGGCTGTGAACCGGGGATGAAACAAATTCCGGTTTATACCACGAACGTCTCCCCGTcgtgggtttggtgggtgaTTTTTTAGGCCCCATTGTCGCGGCTGCCTAGTAAACCTAGCGTAGTGTCACAGTTGCTCACGTGATCCGTCCCTGACCGGTTGAGAATATGGAGATGTTTTCCTGGGGCAGTTCACTTGAAGCGATAAACTCAGTCCTGATGTTCTTCTCCAGAGCATGATGTCGCCGTCAACAAGTCATTAATTGTTTTATCGAGTACATGGAGACAAAGACCCGTCTCACAGAACCCTACTCACACTCATCTTGCCTAATCCGACCTTCCAAGACGATGCAACAAAGAACTTTTCTGCCTACCGAAAGCGGATCATGAGGACGGCAAGCCAATATATGCGTTGTCCTAGCAGAAAACAAGGTTGAATGGGCACTTGATGTTGAAAGGGATTGCCATTCTCACCAGAAACTCGGCGCGTCTTGTACCCAACGGCCACGTCGAGCCATGCCTGCAATACAGCAAAAGGCCAAGGTGAGTAAACTGTTGATGATTCTCACTAGAGGGATGGTGCGGGATGGTGCGGGATGCGCGCTCAAGAATTGACCCAGGTGGACAACTTGTGGTGCATAGGTGCGTGGTTCCCTGAGGTGTAAATGGTGTCAAAGAATCAGGTACTGGCCCATTGGGTACAGGGTCAGATGCGTccccaaccatcatcatacTTTGTTGTAGAATCCCCGACTCGGAGCTGAACCAGACGGTCCCCCCAACATGGATAGACCGACACATTTCTCTCGATCAATCCTCATCATGCATCATAGAGAGGGCGCCAATGGGTCAACAGCAAAGATCTAGCGACTGGTATGTCGATGTCTGGTACCTCCCGCCGTCGGGCAACTCGAGGCTGAGTGATCAGGTTCAACTCCGAAGTATCACGACGTTCATCATAGacagaagaaggtggaggcaGCCGACCGCTGATTGATAATGATGTTCGTTTGAACGAGTGGTCAGGTCGGAGATGACATATTGTACGGCTGGCTTGAATCGAGGGCGGCTGAGCCGGTTGGTGTAAGCTTCCGCCGTGATGTTGAGCATCGTGGTGCTTTTCGGGGGTGTTCTTTCCAGATGTGCCAGTCCAGGACTCGAAGATGCCCGATTCTGTTCCCTTCAAGTCGGTCTGCTTTTCGCAACAGTATTGGTGATATTGGTATCATGGAGTATCGTACTCGTTCGTTGCCTGTACTGAACATCAGCTATATGCTACCGTCACAAAAGACGTTTGTTTGAATGTATCACTGCCCATTTCCCTCTTGACTTCTGCATGCCGTCGAAAAGGACCAACTCCCCTACACCGAAGGCTGTCGAACACCCCAAAACCACATCATAGTCTTCGGGTCAGGCTTCTTCAACAGTCGTCCAAAGAAGGGTCCGAGATCCGGCTGggctccaccgccgccgccatgaGAGACGACATTGACAAACGGGTAAACATCCACGGCATACCACTGGACAACACCTCGCCTCGCTCCGTGTTTCTTCCCCCGCTGCAGGGACCACATGCACGGGCGAAGTCAATATGACAGCTGAGCGGCAACAAAACTAATCTCGTTAAAATGACAGATCGGGGAAGGCGGCTCAGCCCTCAGGTACCAACCCTGCCCGTTGGCTTCAGCCTCTGAACCCCTAACACACCCCGCATCTTCAGCCAAAAGACCGCGTTGGCAGAAGACCATGTGGTGCCAAGTGGGACAGAAAAGCTTGGTttggatcaagcactggAGCAACCTTGGCCATCAAGATCATGATCTGCAATCCGTGCCAAATGCTCGGGTCCAAACGGTTTGTGGGCGATCAGGTTCCAGACCGCAAGACTGCAAGACTGCCAAGACTTTGACTCCTCACAACGGATTCGATAGATCGCGCCAAGCGTTGAAGCGCTGATGAATTGTCAGAAAACTAACAGCGCCCACTGCCTTGACGTTCGTGCAGTTCTTCACCATGTCCGAAAAGGAAATTGCAAGTCAGGATGAGCTCGCAGAAAACAGCAAAGCGTCAAGCCATGGTGTCGGGCCAGAACCAATGGCGACTTCGACGTCAGGTGAGAAGCGCAAAGCTCAGATAGCGCCGTAGGGCTGTCAACAAACACACCGACAACAGCCACGCTCACAGCGGTCAGTACAGGGTTTAAGCCGTCTGGACCCCATCGCCAGCAAAACCTCCCTTTTGGCCAGTCTCTTTTCGGCATTCGAATAGCGGCGGTCCCTCTTTGGAAAGCTTCGAGGCTGAAATACCGACGCCATTGAACGCCATCATCAGTGTTGTCATCCAGGGGTCCCAGCATCATGATCTGGCAGGCTGACTTGGGACTGGCCAAGCccgacggtggtgatgaggctTTGCAGTATGACCGCATCCAGATCAATATCGAGGAGCAGCGAGCAGAAGAAACTTGAGGATATAAGATGCCGTGTCCCTCGTCAAACCTTCTGGTGTCTTttcttcagcagcagctcgctcGATAACGCAGCAGTTCGTCCTTCGATCACCAGCTTCACTGCCTCTCGTTtgcagccagcaccaccgcaaccatgAAGCTCAACGTGACCCTCTTTGGTCTCACCGGCCTTCTCGGCCTGGCATTGGCCGCCGTCCCGATTAAGAACGATGGCATCTCGGCCGACATTGTTGTGCCCGAAAAGTACATCGTCAAGTACAAGGCCAACGCCGACGCtggaagaaagaagaagcacgagtcccacatcaccaacaaggccaagaagaagaacaagaagggtGTTGTCGAGTCCATCAACATCGACGGCCTTTCGGGATACGTTGCCGAAATTCCCGACTCGGAACTCAAGGAACTGAGGGATTCCGACTTGGTGAGTGGCCTCTGACCCAAGCTTGGGAAAGATCATGCTGACAACCGGCCCAGATCGAATACATCGAGAAGGACACCGTGATCCAGATCaacgccgtcgccgcccctCGGGTCGCCGCTGACCCTGTCGAAGAGAAGCACCAGCTTGCGAAGCGTGCCTATGTCACTCAACTCCACGCCGCTTGGGGCCTGGCTCGCATCTCGCGCCGTTCCGCCTGGAACTCCGGCTACTACTACGACAACACCGCTGGCCAAGGTATCCGTGTCTATGTTCTTGACAGCGGCATCCGCACCACCCACGTCGAGTTCGAAGGACGCGCCGTCTGGGGCGCCAACTTCATCGCCGGATCCCCCAACACTGACGAGTACGGCCACGGCACCCACGTTGCTggcaccatcgccagcaAGACCTATGGTGTTGCGAAGAAAGCCACCGTTGTCGCCGTCAAGGTCCTCGACAAGAACGGCTCCGGCACCATGTCCGGCCTGATCTCCGGCCTCAACTGGGTTGTGAACAACGCCAAGGCCCGCGGCAtcgccaagaaggccgtcATCAACATTTCTCTCGGTGGTGGCTACACTGCCTCCGTCAACGCTGCTGTCAAGGGGGCCACTGATGCTGGCCTCACCGTGGTTGTGTCTGCCGGCAACAGCAACGCCAACAGTGCCAACTATTCCCCTGCCTCGGCTCCCTCTGCCATCACCGTCGGTGCCATTGACGGCACTGGATATCGCGCCTGGTTCTCCAACTGGGGCAACCTCGTCGACATCTTCGCCCCTGGTGTCTCCGTCCTCAGCGCCTACCacaccagcaacactgccACCTGGTACATGGACGGCACCAGCATGGCTGCTCCCCACGTTGCCGGTCTCGCTGCTTACTTCATCGCCAAGGAGAACCTGTCAGGCTCCCCTGCTGTGACCAACCGAATTCTTGGTGCGGCTGTCACCGGTAGTATCGGGGACCCCAAGGGCAGCTGGAACCGCCGTGCTTACAACGCCGGTGGTGCCTGAGCATGAGCCGCTGGGTCTTGGGTTGTTTCGTTTGCGTGTTTCTGGATTTTCTTCTATCGCCTAGTCATGACTTCAATGCGGCTTCTTTcgggaggatggagaagagggaaaaaTTATTGTTGGTCGTCGCTCCTTCAGTATCCGGTTTCCTGTAATTGTACTTGTTATCGTCGATAGAGTTATGGGAATCGATTCTCTCGTGGTCAAACCCTCGTATTCCCGGCCTAGGTCCATCCTCGATGTAGTCGTAATGCCGTGCTTGGCCAGCTGCAAGGCGCAAGGTGGTAATCTTGGCCATGCCTAAATGGACTTCATGCCGCCACGTTAGCAGGCCACACGGCAGAGCAATGTGTGGAGGTAACAAACCTCTTGGATTTGTCAACTGCCCTTCATCTCCGCCGCAACTTCTGGAAACGCCAAAGTCATCAGACTCTGGTCGACTTGCTGTGAACATGACCGCTACGGGGCCTTCTCCCGTCATTGCTGACCCCTCTCCGCTGggttcccctctccccttcgaGTTTTCTGGCCGGACAGCGCCTAATCGCTTTCTCAAGTCGGCCGCCACCGAAAAGGTAGCCACCTATGATCCAAACGACAGGCTCTCCAGCGGTATTCCCAACGATGAGCTGTTCCGGCTGTACGGTACCTGGGCGTCAGGCGGCTTCGGCACAATCGTAACcggcaacatcctcatcgacccTGATCACCTCGAGAGCCCCGGTAACATGATCATCCCCGTCGACGCACCGCTTGACGGTCCCCGCTTCGAAGGATTCCGCCGTCTGGGATCTGTCGGAAGACAGCATGGGTCTCTCTTCATCGGCCAAGTCAACCATCCCGGCCGCCAATGCGTCTACGCCCTGCAACCCAATCCCATCTCAGCCTCTGACGTTCAACTGCTCGTGGACATGTTTGGTGCAACCTTTGGTAAACCGCGtgctgccaccatcaagGAGATCCAATCGATCGTGGCGGCCTTTGTCCATGCGGCGGTGTACCTCGACAAAGCAGGCTGGGACGGAGTCCAGCTTCACGGTGCCCACGGGTACCTCATCGCACaattcttgtccttgaccaCCAACCTCCGCACTGACGCTTATGGCGGGTCCCTTGCCAACCGGGCGAGGATCATCACCGAGATTGCCGCTGGCATCAGGGAGCAATGTCGAAAGGGCTTTATTCTCGCCATCAAGATCAACAGCGTCGAGTTCCAAGCCGATGGGTTCACCGTTGAAGAGGCGTCCGAGCTGTGCGAGATCTTGGAGAAGGCAGGCTTCGACTTTGTGGAGCTCAGCGGCGGAACATACGAGGAAATGGCGCTGGCGCACAGGCGAGAGTCGACCAAAGCCAGGGAGGCATTCTTTTTGGATTTCGCAGAAAAGATTGCGCCGCGCCtgaacaagaccaaggtcTATGTGACTGGGGGTTTCAGGACTGCCAAGGGCATGGCGGACGCGCTCCAGAgtgtggatggtgttggAATGGTGAGGGCTGTTTGCAACAATCCGAATCTTCCGGCCGAGATACTGGAGGGCAAGAAGACAGCTGCGCCGGTGATTGCTGGGGGGGTGTATTTTGACGATTTTCTTCTGACGGGGGGCTTGGCGGGGCTGCAGATGCGACTGATGGGGCATTCGTTGCCTGTGCTCAATGTTGAGGATGACGCAGAAGTCGAAGAGTTCAAGAAGGCGCTGGAGTCGAATCTGAAGGGACTCGTGAAGGGAGGGTTGTTTGAGAATATGGAGCTTGGGTTTCTAGGGGCGAGAGGACCTGATGTTGAGAGAAGGGTGCGAGATATTCAGGCTTCCAGGGCCACACTGCGCTAAGGATAGTGTGGCTGGAAGTGtttcttcccatcccacaCCCAAGGGGTGATGCTTTGGGGTCATGCTTAACATATATGACCCCCCCGGTGATGTATTTCAGCGGTTTATATGCAAATTGACAATTCGTTTGGCCATAGACAGGCTTGTCACTACATTGAATCTcgtgggttagggttgcaGCAGGGCATTTGGGAACCCCACTGCAAGTCCAACGCGTCTCATATTTGGTGATCTATCTGTGCTGACGGAAAGCCACCATGACCTCACATACACTGATTACATATACCACTTGAGGATGGGAAATGCCAGCCAAATGCCCTGTATCGTTCTAGATAACCTAGGATGGACTCCCTTTACCCCCATCTTGCCCAATCCCCATTGCTATGCTCCTCCACGGATCGTTGAGCCCATCCAGTCTTAACCTGCGCTCTCCCCACAGCCCTAACTGCGGCGGCGATACATTACCGACCGCAATCACCTTATCTTCATCAATGTCGGTGGAGTGATTACCCAAAAGAACGCTGGGCGCTTTTCCGATACCCAAATACTCGAAAGAATCTGCCGTCGATACAAGGCCCTCAGTACGCGCAAGACTCATCTCTGTAAAAGGCTTGGCTCGATTGATTGTCAGAACCCAGGGTGCTTTCCCCCATGGTGGATACCTTTCCTCTGTTGCATATTTCACCTCGGCCTGCCATGGGAGGTGCGGTTTAGTAAGACGCCCTGCCACGAAAACTGCGATTTGATAAGAGCTCccaaggccgtgggtggcaGCTACGGGTAGAACGACCATGAGTCCGGAAAGCATCAAACTCTGTCGTTAAAGGAGGATTGGTGAATCGAAATATTGCAACCCTTCGGACACCCTTGTATTCCACTCAGGCCATCAACTTCGACAATCTGGACTTTTCCATGGCTACGACGAGGTGCTTGATAACACTACAATAACGTCCACTGAACATCCTGCCCCCATTTGCAGCGAAACGATTCTCATATGTTGAAACGATAACGAAGCAAAACGACGGTCTGGGTGGGATTCTGACCCACGACTCTTGCGAGACCAAGAACGCTTGAATGACCTCAGAAGAAAATTCAAGCATCAATCCAAACCTGGCAACTTGGACCAGGAAATCTGGGCCCCAAGAGGTCAAGCTCCACGAACACAAGCTTGCGCCACAAGGATATGCAGGCGCCAATAGCATATTGGCTATCTGCAGTCATCCTTCGGTCGCTCGAGGTTAGCTGCTTTGGGATGCCGATACTCGCCCCATTGATACCTTATCAGATCAATGTGACTCCTCACGAAGAGCAGTTGAGAGAAAAGCTTCagtcttcctcgtcctcgattTATTCCCCACAGCAAAGTTCTGTATCAGCAGGAAACATGGCCTGCCAACAGCCTCAGTACACTTGCCCTGCACAGGGTGCTGCTGGCAGCACCTACCAACTATCGCCACATCCTGTCCGGCCAGCATATATGGACAACAGCCCCCGCAACCAACCTACGGATATAATCAAGCCCAAACGCCGGTAGGATGTCAACCAccgcatcaacaacagcaaacatATCTACACCCACGATGGCTGGATTAGGTGCTCAAACCCGCCAGCAAAGAGACAAAACGGAAGGAGAAACCTAGATAATGGACACCAATGGCAGCTAGAAATGCAGACAGCTAGTTTTAATACACCAAAGAAATGACACATCGGACTTAACACACCTTTGAAGCATGGCAAGCCCTCTCCCGGCAACACCACTCATATCCAACTCCACCTCAGCAACAGTATCAACACCAGCCTCAggtccaacctctccctcacaaTCCCTTCCCCCCGGAACATACCCCCTCCGCACGCTCCCAGGCCAACCACTCTCAAAGCCAACCAAACTCCCCtttctccctcaccctctcctgcctcttctccccatcccaatccTGCTACACCCTAACCTACAAACCCACCgcctcctgcttctccctCACTCGCGGcccaccttcctccccctccccacccatcGCAAcggcctccttccccaccctctccctcaaagaccccccccgtctccctcgGTCCATACAACTATCTAGTCGACTCCAAAttcgtctcctcctccctcctcccaggccAAAGACTCAAGTGGGCCATTTCAGGCTCTGGCCCCTCATCCGGCGCATTTGTCCCAACACCCGTGGGAAGGGAGCAGGACGTGATTGCGCAGTTTTTCGGGACTGACGCGGCGGGCAGGGTTGTGGTTCCGGGGGGAACGAAAAAGTATATCGAGGGGAGGATTGacttggtgaaggggttgaCGCAGGCTCAgattgatgaggtggtgttgactttgggggtttgggctTTGaacggaagaggaggcaggCGAGTGGTGGGAAGGCGGCGGAAGGGACGTGGTGGAGGTCGGAGATTTTGAATGGTGTTTTGAGTGCTTGATTGAGGGAAGGCCACGGATTGGAGGCGGTTGGGATcgggttgaaggggggggggtattGCAGGAGGATAGTGTGGCGCAATTGTGAGAGGCCCGTGTCTGACAGGCTCTGAAGAACCACCCAAGCCTCTTGCATACACAGAGACAGCTGGTGTTATTAGCGGTCCTTGCCCGTTGCTGGGCGGCGCGCTCAACGATGGCAAGATAGCCGGCTGGGGCCTTTCAGGAGTGGGTATCTGGATATTTTAGTTAGTGAGCCATCATAAACTTCATAACGTCTTCGTCGAATACTTACGGCAGGGGACGCGGAGGTCGACGGAAAATATACATTAATATTAAGTACATTCTTCCACTTACTGGTCTCGACATCCTCGTAGCGCTTTCTTAGGGcagcaatctcctcctcatatTAACGATCCAGCTTTTTACTGGTAAATGCCGTCACCTTCCTCAAAGCCTCTCGATACCAGTGAGAAGCTCGGAATATCCTTCAAAGGCAAGATATCTTACTCGCTCCGGCACCAGGCCTCCAAggccatcttctccttgtaAAGTTCCAGACGTACTTGCTACTCGTCTAGCTTACGCTGCTGTTTCAGCTCTGAAATATCGGCATATATCTGCGTCAGGGGAACATCCATCTTAGAAAGTAAAGCCGGCCGACCCTCGAGCTGCTTGGAAATCGCTAATTGGCGGCcctcgaggatggtgggaACTCGGTAGGCCAGGGATATTGGGGTGCTAATAACTTTTGCCGGTCAATTGACACGGCGATTCTGTAGGTCGCACGAGTCACGACAATACTTGTCCCTCAAGCCTCAAAGTATGCAGGTCTGTAGTCCAACGTACTTAGTAAAGGCAAACAAAATCAGTACACGTAAGATGATATATTTACAGTTAATGTACTTATAGGCATCACAGTTTTGTCATCCATGTCATCAGGTCATGCCTTCATCGGGGATACAAGGGAGCACAGTCTTCTTAGTCAGTCAAAAAAGGGTACCCAACTAGATATCAATTCGACGAGAATAATGACCGAGATACTGGGTGATGTTGACCATCCGCCTAAATTAGGACTGGTACGGTAGACTCTAAAGCGGCACGGCATCAGACCAGTACGGCAGACATTACATCGTCACGGTAAACCATAAGTGGAGCGGCACTGACGGCGCACGGCTACCCCGGACGGAGGCACGATCAATCCAACTTTAAGAGGGGCATACATAGGTTTCTGTACGTACATTCCGGTTCTCTACGTAGAAGGCCGCCGGTAATTTACCCTGAAGGAGATTGTGTATGCTTGTTCTGAGCTTTTGCGCAAACCTGCAATATAAAAGGTAGGACCTTTCGCGCGGTGAGCGTCGCATAAGGTTCACGAATTCGCGCTTCAACGATACCTTATTAAACCGCATAAGGAAGCCCCACCTATTACCGCTATATTCATTCGAGACAGTTTTTCGAGCCCGAGTAAAAATTGCTACTATTAT comes from the Podospora pseudocomata strain CBS 415.72m chromosome 5, whole genome shotgun sequence genome and includes:
- a CDS encoding hypothetical protein (SMCOG1075:alkaline serine protease; SMCOG1075: subtilase family; COG:O; antiSMASH:Cluster_3; EggNog:ENOG503PCGR; MEROPS:MER0002764), with translation MKLNVTLFGLTGLLGLALAAVPIKNDGISADIVVPEKYIVKYKANADAGRKKKHESHITNKAKKKNKKGVVESINIDGLSGYVAEIPDSELKELRDSDLIEYIEKDTVIQINAVAAPRVAADPVEEKHQLAKRAYVTQLHAAWGLARISRRSAWNSGYYYDNTAGQGIRVYVLDSGIRTTHVEFEGRAVWGANFIAGSPNTDEYGHGTHVAGTIASKTYGVAKKATVVAVKVLDKNGSGTMSGLISGLNWVVNNAKARGIAKKAVINISLGGGYTASVNAAVKGATDAGLTVVVSAGNSNANSANYSPASAPSAITVGAIDGTGYRAWFSNWGNLVDIFAPGVSVLSAYHTSNTATWYMDGTSMAAPHVAGLAAYFIAKENLSGSPAVTNRILGAAVTGSIGDPKGSWNRRAYNAGGA
- a CDS encoding hypothetical protein (EggNog:ENOG503NU8T; COG:C; SMCOG1217:NADH:flavin oxidoreductase/NADH oxidase; antiSMASH:Cluster_3); the encoded protein is MDFMPPRNKPLGFVNCPSSPPQLLETPKSSDSGRLAVNMTATGPSPVIADPSPLGSPLPFEFSGRTAPNRFLKSAATEKVATYDPNDRLSSGIPNDELFRLYGTWASGGFGTIVTGNILIDPDHLESPGNMIIPVDAPLDGPRFEGFRRLGSVGRQHGSLFIGQVNHPGRQCVYALQPNPISASDVQLLVDMFGATFGKPRAATIKEIQSIVAAFVHAAVYLDKAGWDGVQLHGAHGYLIAQFLSLTTNLRTDAYGGSLANRARIITEIAAGIREQCRKGFILAIKINSVEFQADGFTVEEASELCEILEKAGFDFVELSGGTYEEMALAHRRESTKAREAFFLDFAEKIAPRLNKTKVYVTGGFRTAKGMADALQSVDGVGMVRAVCNNPNLPAEILEGKKTAAPVIAGGVYFDDFLLTGGLAGLQMRLMGHSLPVLNVEDDAEVEEFKKALESNLKGLVKGGLFENMELGFLGARGPDVERRVRDIQASRATLR